DNA sequence from the Parambassis ranga chromosome 1, fParRan2.1, whole genome shotgun sequence genome:
CATCACACTCTTCAACCTCAACAGGTCAATTCCAAGGCAACCATGGCCAACAACTGCGGTAAGTCCCAATACTTTATGTCTGTTTTAGTGCACTTACATCCTGACAACCAGCTTATATGGCTGACGTAGGGTTATTACAGCACAGGGTTAGTTTTAACCCTTCACTTCAACATATGTCTGCAATGCGCTGCAGGTGTGtagaacacacatacacctgaACAGGCACACAGCAGCgcacacaggaaacaaaacaatgtacagggaaaaaagaaaaatacatggCCCATTGCTTTCTTTATGAAAATCCATGTTGTCCTCTCTTACCTTGACAAGACTCCTCATATTTTCAAGACAAGACTGAGAATTACATTATTACAACAACTGGTATTATGTATGAAATCCTTCTTTCCTCCCCTGCCACCTGTCAGCTGAATTCATCGTGGAGTCATACTGGATTCTTACTCATTCTCCTCCACAGGATCCCTCATAAAAAGTGATGAGGAGCTGAGGATGGTGATGGTGGGGAAGACTGGCATTGGAAAGAGTGCCACGGGAAACACGATCCTGGGAAGACAGTGCTTTGAGTCCAAGTTCAGTGCTAGGTCCATGACCGAAGACTGTTCTAAAGGCAAGGCTGCTGTAGATGGACAAAAGGTGGCTGTCATTGACACCCCTGGTCTGTTTGACACCAGGTTCGGCATGGATAGAACAACTAAAGATGTAACTCAGTGCATCACTTACAGTGCTCCTGGACCCCACATCTTCCTGGTGGTCATCAGGCTGGGCCGGTTCACTGATGAGGAAAAGCAGACGGTGCAGATGATTCAAAACATCTTTGGAGGGGCTGCAGACAGATACAGCATGGTTCTCTTTACTCATGGTGACCTGCTTGAAGATACCACTATTGAAGAATACCTGAGTGACAGCCCAGAATTGCAGGAACTTGTAGACAGATGTAACAACCAGTACCATGTGTTCGATAATAAGCTGAAGGACCGCAGGCCTCAGGTCACTGAGCTACTCAACAAGATCAGACAGATAGTCCAGAAGAACGGAGGAAGCCACTACACCAACGAGATGTTCCAAGAGGCTGAGAGGGCCATCGAAGAGGAGAAACAACGCATCctgaaagaaaaggaagcaCAAATCCGCAAAGAAAGAGTTGAAATGGAGAAGCAAATACAAGAAAAATATGACAAGGAGATGCAGAAAATCAGTGAGCAACTtcaggctgagagagagagggagaagaaagagagagaggaggagaggaagaagatgaaagaagagatggatgaggagagaaggagagagaggaaagagagagaggcagagagacagagagagagagaggagagagagagggagatgaaaaacacaatggaaagaataaaggaaaaacatgacagagaactgagagaggaaagaaacaaGCTTCAATCCAGACATGAATATCAGGCAAGAGAGGAAGCTGAAAAGATCAATCCATTGTTACCCCTGGTAGTAGTTGGTGAAGCAATTGTTGAAGCTGGCAGAGCTGTTGTTGGAGGACTCAAAAAACTGGGACAGAAAATCTGGAGCTTGTTCAAATGAGGATTTTTTATCATTAGATTTTGGTAGGTAGAGAATTACTGCATCACAGTGCCAACTAgtattgtctttttttaagaTCTAAAGATCAGGTTGATATTTCATGTTAAATTACTTCTATGTTTTGATGGGTCATTTGTCAATTGCACATTATATTCCAACAATAATAGTACTATACTATAATAATATAACTATTGATACTAGTGTACCTACCTAACCAAATGGCAGTTCCACCTAATGACTTTGCAATGTATGTGCCCATATtatttgaccttgtttactaTGCGATCATCAATTTCCTAGATTATGAGCTATTTTTGTAATATTAGTGCtgatatgaagaataaagatcaaaCAAAGACTAAACATTGTGAATTATCATTGTATGTTACTGCATGGTTCACCATGTTCTCCTCATGCTGCTACTTACTGACTTTTATGATGAGATGTTACAGAGGAGaattttatttctttgcttCAACTTTCAAGTGGCCTATAGCCTACGTTAGtcattaataaattataataagaCATGTATAAATGAATTGTGTCTTGGTAAAAGGCAAAACAGCTGTAAATAGGTTCAGTCCAAACATTAAAGGGTAGGTAAGTGGACTATTTGTAATATCTCAGTTATGATATCTTCAGTCTTTTCATGTCACATTCTGACAGCACATGTAAACATTCAGGCACATTATCTGATATTCAGTCCATCATCCATTTTTTCATCACTGGGAAATATCTCATCTAGAAACAGAAATGGACCGAAATGTATCAGTTAGTAAATATTTCTTTCTCTCATCCTGGCCATTTGATGGAACTGGTGTCTTGCCCTGTAGATACTGAGCTAAGCAGCACGATCTactaaaaaaagtaaacaaaattacatttacaaGCTGAAGTTTCTCGCTAGGTAAGGCTCAGTATCAAGTAGAGTAGTAGTGGTTGTCAGAAGTTCAGGTGAGGACACAGGTGCAAGGCAGGCGGCAGATTAGAGTACAAAAACAAGTCTTTTATTTTGGTTCAGGGTTCAGTACACAGGACTACAACCCAGCAGGGCAAAAGTACTGATAAGGGCTAGGCTAAGGGAAGGTCCAAAAACAGGCAGGAGACAAACACTGGGGATCACATGAACAAGAGTACACACTAGAAAATCTTACCAGTGGCAAACTCGAAAACTCAGAGGGCTGGTTGGCTTGGCGtcaacacacaaagagcaaGACACACAAAGtaacaagacaaaaaaatggcAGCGGTGCAGGGAAATACAAAGACTAAACACACAAGGGCAGGGGAGACAatgggacacaggtgagacacactaGGGCGGGGCAGGCAAAGTGGTGTGGTGAGGAACTTTATTGCCCTCTTGCGGACTTGctagttttttgtgttgtgctctccctcttcctctctcctcaaGTGTCATGGATGCGCAGgatctgctgggtggagtcgtggttTATTGGGTTCTGTCTTTAGTTGCTCCTGCTATTCTGGTAGGCTTTTGAGCACCTCACTTCCCTTGATCCAGCACTAGTTCTACACGTTACCTGACTTCGTAAGACTCCTGACCTCAGCCACATTGTTGTCTTGTTCAAAGATTGAAACTTACCTTTTCTCCATTGCTTCAGGTTGATCTGGGCCCAACGGAACCCTTCAGTTCTCTCCCTGGCACCTGGGCACCTCTGGGCACCATCTGGGCAACGTTTGCCATGGTTGGAATAatgcaaaaatgaaataaaagtttTCCTCCGTCTTTTAGTCAGCCTCGAAATCTGCTGTCTTTTGGCGAACAGCTGCTCTCAGGCCTGAGCCACATTTAAGCCagtctggctagatccacctccgagaggtggattgaaatcaagctggatatagccgggtTTGCGGTGTTAACACTCAGAAAataactatccggatatatcttgatacggcccaaatcccgctctagccagattgatttccccagtgtgattGGGGCCTTAGTCAACGGGTGGAAAGCTCTATGAAGATGATGTTTGGTCACTGCAGGCAGCTGTTTATAGATCAGAGCTTCAGCTTTATGGCCTCTATTTCACACTGAAATGCCACTGTGTCTGTTTACTCGAAAGATGTTTGAAACAACTGCTGCCTCTTCTTGTAAATGGGAAAGGGAGGGGAGAGTGTGTGCCATTTTTAGAGGGGTAAAGGGTAGATAGTTACAAGGCTTCAGAATATCCTCAGTCTGTTCTACTCAAAGaagaacagaaggaggaagttctaaaataaaaacaatacttCTGTTAGTTTGGATTGTCATTTATTgattgctgtttgtgtttttgatctTATGTCATTACAGCACTGTTGAAGaacctgtgtttgtttatttataaaacAACATATGTCTAAATTGCCATGTTGTTAAGTGTACACAAGTAAACACACCCGTGTACGATTAAGAAATAAGATTGACAAAATGACCAggttagataaaaaaaatgaaagaagtcAGAACAACCTCTCTCaccagtcagccagatttcgaaagtaaacacacgcccctttctctcggagctcaccccgaagccacgcctcccaaccagtctgtgaatttggccatcatgcacctacctctctggtgcatgcagagcaggaagagagtgacatcCAGCCAACTCTAGGCGCAgctgcgcctcgtaggattggctgatgtttttagtgttttatggCTTCCAcagattaatattcttcgttttaaagcgaaactgccgaactaatcagttgctatcagattgtaaacagaagttacacttatttaacaaaaagtgcatcagaatgaaatctaccCTACATTTAAGGCAAAATTTCTAAAACAGGGATATACTTGCAATCTTCTAAAGTGAGttagttaaaataaaatataataaactaGATGAATGAAGTAAATGGAGTGTGGTGCAGCCTGAATGTTTCCAGCTTCCATATACAGAACAGCTTTGAGCTAGTTTGATCTGCAGGGGCTacagtttatatttattttttatgtgatAGCTAGTTTCACTTTCACACTTCGTAAACTGCTCATTTGTAGGTGTGGTTTAACGCACACAGACGCAGATAAAAAGTAGCAGCAGTAAGACACTGATCTCTTTTGTGCTTCATCTTAATAATCTGCATCACACTCTTCAACCTCAACAGGTCAATTCCAAGGCAACCATGGCCAACAACTGCGGTAAGTCCCAATACTTTGTCTGTTTTAGTGCACTTACATCCTGACAACCAGCTTCTATGGCTGACGTAGGGTTATTACAGCACAGGGTTAGTTTTAACCCTTCACTTCAACATATGTCTGCAATGCGCTGCAGGTGTGtagaacacacatacacctgaACAGGCACACAGCAGCgcacacaggaaacaaaacaatgtacagggaaaaaagaaaaatacatggCCTGTTGCTTTCTTTATGAAAATCCATGTTGTCCTCCCTTACCTTGAAAACAACAAGTGTCTATAAAAGTATAATCGGCAGACCTGGAGAGCAGCATCTGCTATCCATTACCCATTTATTTACTTTCATCTAGCAGAGGAATCCATTTCCTACAGTGGCAGCCTGTAGTGTAAATACTGAGCTGATACCTTCTCTGGCTGTGTAAGGTCATCAAAAGACAAGACTGAGAATTACATTATTACAACAACTGGTATTATGTATGAAATCCTTCTTTCCTCCCCTGCCACCTGTCAGCTGAATTCATCGTGGAGTCATACTGGATTCTTACTCATTCTCCTCCACAGGATCCCTCATAAGAAGTGATGAGGAGCTGAGGATGGTGATGGTGGGGAAGACTGGCATTGGAAAGAGCGCCACAGGAAACACTATCCTGGGAAGAAAGTGTTTTGAGTCCAAGTTCAGCGCCATGTCCATGACTGTGGACTGTTCTAAAGGCAAAGCTGCTGTGGATGGACAAAAGGTGTCTGTCATTGACACCCCTGGTCTGTTTGACACCAGGTTCGGCATGGATAGAACAACTAAAGATGTAACTCAGTGCATCAGTTACAGTGCTCCTGGACCCCACATCTTCCTGGTGGTCATCAGGCTGGGCCGGTTCACTGATGAGGAAAAGCAGACGGTGCAGATGATTCAAAACATCTTTGGAGGGGCTGCAGACAGATACAGCATGGTTCTCTTTACTCATGGTGACCTGCTTGAAGATACCACTATTGAAGAATACCTGAGTGACAGCCCAGAACTGCAGGAACTTGTAGACAGATGTAACAACCAGTACCATGTCTTCAACAATAAGCTAAAGGACTGCAGGCTTCAGGTCACTGAGCTACTCAACAAGATCAGACAGATAGTCCAGAAGAACGGAGGAAGCCACTACACCAACGAGATGTTCCAAGAGGCTGAGAGGGCCATCGAAGAGGAGAAACAACGCATCctgaaagaaaaggaagcaCAAATCCGCAAAGAAAGAGTGGAAATGGAGAAGCAAATACAAGAAAAATATGACAAGGAGATGCAGAAAATCAGTGAGCAACTtcaggctgagagagagagggagaagaaagagagagaggaggagaggaagaagatgaaagaggagatggatgaggagagaagcagagagaggaaagagagagaggcagagagacagagagagagagaggagagagagagggagatgaaaaACACAATGGAAAGAATAAAGGAAGAACATGACAGAGAactgagagaggaaagaaacaaGCTTCAATCCAGGCATGAATATCAGGCCAGAGAGGAAGCTGAAGAGATCAATCCACTGTATCCGCTGGTCGAAGCTGGTGAAATGTTGGTTGAAGCTGGCAGAGCTGTTGTTGGAGGACTTAAACTATTGGGACGGGCAATTGGCAGCTTCTTCAAATAGAAATTGAATTTCACCTTCCATCTATTAAGTGACTTTAGCAGATGTGAACTCACTAAATTACTGTGCTATATTTAATTATCTTTTATGTTTACATATGGTCTATATTTTTAGCTCACATTACTATGTCATGTTAAATTACTTctaaacatgacaagcaagatgaaactaattatattataatggactGCACATTATATTCCAACAATAATAGTACTATACTATAATAATATAACTATTGATACTAGTGTCTATTAGCCTAACCAAATGGCAGTTCCACCAAGTCCATGACTTTGCAATGTATGTGCCCATATTACTGTATTTGACCTGGTTTACTATGCGATCATCACTTTCCTAGATTATGAGCTATTTTTGTAATATTAGTGCtgatatgaagaataaagatcaaaCAAAGACTAAACATTGTGAATTATCATTGTATGTTACTGCATGGTTCACCATGTTCTCTTCATGCTGCTACTTACTGACTTTTCCTAGATGATGCTGAGCTTCTTTGTAGAGACaatatttttttacaatatttaacTTACAGTATATTAACTGACAGGTGATGTGCCAACATTTTACACTGGTTACACCAGATCATTAAAATGGAaagaatgcatgtgtgtgtgcatcactaTTTAACATTAAATTGACCCTTTTAAGTGTTGAAGCCAGGCAGGAACATCCTactttgtcctgcagggggGCTGAAGcttatcccagctatctatgggtgagaggtggggctGTCAAGCATCCGGAACAACCTCTCTCACCCTCTGTATGAGACAGGGGGACCTTGAACAGCCTGTACAACAGCAGTATGACATAGGACTGTTGCTATGTTTTTTCGGCACAGATTAAAGGCCAGCAATTatacttttaacatttttaatttaagccaaaataaaacatagcctaaatctgaacaaaaaacaacatgatgtGGCTATCAGTCACGTGATGAGTTTTGATTAGAggagtattttattttttcatttcaactttCAAGTGGCCTATAGCTTATAGTTAGtcattaataaattataatagcACATGTATAAATGAGTTGTTCTTGGCAAAAGGCAAAACAGCTGTAAATAGGTTCAGTCCAAACATTAAAGGGTAGGTAAGTGGACTATTTGTAATATCTCAGTTATGATATCTTCAGTCTTTTCATGTCACATTCTGACAGCACATGTAAACATTCAGGCACATTATCTGATATTCAGTCCATCATCCATTTTTTCATCACTGGGAAATATCTCATCTTGAAACATAAATTGACCAAAATGTATCAGTTAGTAAATATTTCTTTCTCTCATCTCTCATTTGATAGAACTGGTGTAAGCAGCACGatctactaaaaaaaaaaaattacatttacagaCTGAAGTTTACGGAAGTTTCTCGCTAGGTAAGGCTCAGTATCAAGTAGAGTAGTAGTGGTTGTCAGAAGTTCAGGCGAGGACACAGGTGCAAGGCAGGCGGCAGATTAGAGTACAAAAACAAGTCTTTTATTTTGGTTCAGGGTTCAGTACACAGGACTACAACCCAGCAGGGCAAAAGTACTGATAAGGGCTAGGCTAAGGGAAGGTCCAAAAACAGGCAGGAGACAAACACTGGGGATCACAAGAACAAGAGTACATACTAGAAAATCTTACCAGTGGCAAACTCGAAAACTCAGAGGGCTGGTTGGCTTGGCgtcaacacacaaacagcaagaCACACAAAGTACAAGACAAAAAATGGCAGCGGTGCAGGGAAATACACACAAGGGCAGGGGAGACAatgggacacaggtgagacacactaGTGTGGGGCAGGCATCCCTTGATCCGGTGCCAGTTCTACACGTTATGTGACGTTGTAAGTCTCCTGAACTCAGCCGCATTGTTAAGTCTTGTTCTAAGATTGAAACTTACCCTTTCCTCCCTTGCTTCAGGTCGAACCTAGCCAGACGAATcccagcagctctgctccctggcacctttttttccctcatggttgttttttgttcttttgttttatttataaagacTATTTTAGACCTATTACCTGCATTTGGATCTCCTTACCTGAGCTCCACATAACAGGCAATCATCAAgaggggaagtaaaacaaacacaaacacatgagggAATAgagcctttcaaaataaaactggaaacagaaaaattcaaaacaacaaaacaacaataaaacccaaaatacaCTAAAATAACCAAGAAGAAAAAATTCACTCAAAACACTGGCTCATGTAGTAAGTAGGGAGCCACAACTGGAATAGAAGCGTTATTGTCATTGTACAATGAGATTTAGACAAAATTGTGTGTAACCCCTTAAGGTCAAAATAGATTCATATAAATAGAAacataaaaactaaagataaaaaGAAACACCATAATATTGACCTAAAaatatactgttttttttttattattatttatttatttgtacatGCTCTGATTGATCTAAGGCACCTGCACacctgtcctccaaaccactaagACACTGGGGcttcgaaatcactcactccctactccccatatggggagttcaatgtagggcaccatatagtgaactcattgtgaaagcatttacAGACATTCGGACACTACCTCCGTGATTTTCTGTCACCGTTAACAatgtcattgctgtcgcaaattaaatGAGCTGATCTCTGTCGGCTAAACAAActctgttgttagcagttataatttgtgccttTATAGCCCAAGaaacgttttatggcaaaacattaataaagcaaaaacaaccggtcatgctacattctttaaaccatcatatTTAGAACGTAATCAATTAATAAATAACTTACTCGTTCTCCTCGCCGGTCCGCGCAATGCATGTACATGctgctaaaagtagtgaccatcggatggacactgcTTTTCTtgatgcattatgggaaacaCTAGGGGGCCcaatatggggtctataatttctcaagatttcggacagcactacaaaatggcagaggcactatatagggccctatatagggattagggagtgatttcgaacacagcctgGGAACACATTACTGGGCAGAACTAAAAGCATCATCACCTAGCAACTGATTggctattaaaggtagggtaagagATCTTGAAAACCCAGTAAGAGACTTAAT
Encoded proteins:
- the LOC114431717 gene encoding calponin homology domain-containing protein DDB_G0272472-like, with protein sequence MPRRNPYRANKNKELRMVMVGRTGIGKSATGNTILGRKCFESKFSAMSMTVDCSKGKAAVDGQKVAVIDTPGLFDTRFGMDRTTKAVTQCITYSAPGPHIFLVVIRLGRFTDEEKQTVQMIQNIFGGAADRYSMVLFTHGDLLEDTTIEEYLSDSPELQELVKRCNNQYHVFNNKLKDHRLQVTELLNKIRQIVQKNGGSHYTNEMFQEAERAIEEEKQRILKEKEAQIRKERVEMEKQAQKHHRKELRKIKRQREAEKERERREREEERKREMERMEREWETEREEKEAQRRRDEEERQRQIENMRRRLEEQRQRELEEERARLRRQHRGVILDSYSFSSTGSLIKSDEELRMVMVGKTGIGKSATGNTILGRQCFESKFSARSMTEDCSKGKAAVDGQKVAVIDTPGLFDTRFGMDRTTKDVTQCITYSAPGPHIFLVVIRLGRFTDEEKQTVQMIQNIFGGAADRYSMVLFTHGDLLEDTTIEEYLSDSPELQELVDRCNNQYHVFDNKLKDRRPQVTELLNKIRQIVQKNGGSHYTNEMFQEAERAIEEEKQRILKEKEAQIRKERVEMEKQIQEKYDKEMQKISEQLQAEREREKKEREEERKKMKEEMDEERRRERKEREAERQREREEREREMKNTMERIKEKHDRELREERNKLQSRHEYQAREEAEKINPLLPLVVVGEAIVEAGRAVVGGLKKLGQKIWSLFK
- the LOC114439531 gene encoding GTPase IMAP family member 4-like, with the translated sequence MANNCGSLIRSDEELRMVMVGKTGIGKSATGNTILGRKCFESKFSAMSMTVDCSKGKAAVDGQKVSVIDTPGLFDTRFGMDRTTKDVTQCISYSAPGPHIFLVVIRLGRFTDEEKQTVQMIQNIFGGAADRYSMVLFTHGDLLEDTTIEEYLSDSPELQELVDRCNNQYHVFNNKLKDCRLQVTELLNKIRQIVQKNGGSHYTNEMFQEAERAIEEEKQRILKEKEAQIRKERVEMEKQIQEKYDKEMQKISEQLQAEREREKKEREEERKKMKEEMDEERSRERKEREAERQREREEREREMKNTMERIKEEHDRELREERNKLQSRHEYQAREEAEEINPLYPLVEAGEMLVEAGRAVVGGLKLLGRAIGSFFK